In Capsicum annuum cultivar UCD-10X-F1 chromosome 11, UCD10Xv1.1, whole genome shotgun sequence, one genomic interval encodes:
- the LOC107848427 gene encoding uncharacterized protein LOC107848427 yields MATTMGRERSKPLHNFKLPCSLKWGNQRFLRCAKVDPTHLRRRRREGDGDGDGDGGVMINHRGSNGMKKTEVGYGGVGVDVGVGGSGGGDGIAAVREKLMFDLQTEADKIKYAIFRDGLNGEDKEEEEKVVLPTPATAPASNMIASPSTVAAADSCRPWNLRTRRAACKAPMNGIAGNGGGGSEGKVKVDGIRENGSAALRLRSEFSGAGAGDFGTGEKRKSFSVTLNRKEIQDDFMEMVGHRPPRRPKKRAKFIQKNMDTLFPGLWLTEITPDLYKVAGDQ; encoded by the exons ATGGCAACAACAATGGGACGTGAAAGATCGAAACCATTGCATAATTTCAAATTGCCTTGTAGTTTAAAGTGGGGTAATCAGAGGTTCTTGAGGTGTGCTAAAGTTGACCCGACCCATTTGAGACGGCGAAGAAGAGAAGGTGACGGCGACGGTGACGGTGACGGTGGCGTCATGATCAATCATCGAGGATCGAATGGTATGAAGAAAACTGAGGTGGGTTACGGCGGCGTTGGTGTtgatgttggtgttggtggtagtgGAGGAGGAGATGGAATAGCGGCGGTGAGGGAGAAGTTGATGTTTGATTTACAAACGGAAGCTGATAAGATTAAATACGCAATTTTTCGGGATGGGTTGAATGGAGAAGACAAAGAGGAAGAGGAAAAAGTAGTGTTACCAACTCCGGCGACGGCTCCGGCGAGTAATATGATAGCTTCTCCGTCGACGGTGGCAGCGGCGGATAGTTGTAGGCCGTGGAATTTACGTACTAGAAGAGCGGCGTGTAAAGCGCCAATGAATGGAATTGCCGGCAACGGCGGTGGTGGATCGGAAGGAAAGGTGAAAGTTGATGGTATCAGGGAAAATGGGTCGGCGGCATTAAGGCTGAGAAGTGAGTTTTCCGGCGCCGGTGCCGGAGATTTTGGTACCGGCGAGAAGAGGAAGAGTTTTTCGGTTACGCTTAATCGGAAAGAAATACAAGACGATTTTATGGAAATGGTTGGACATAGACCTCCTCGTCGACCTAAAAAACGAGCTAAATTCATTCAAAAAAATATGGAT ACGTTATTTCCAGGGCTATGGTTAACGGAGATTACGCCGGATTTATACAAAGTTGCCGGTGATCAATAG